The genomic window ccagaagctctctgaaccctgtccttttgggtttcTATGGAGGCTTCCTTACACAGGCATGATGGATTAAAGAAACTATGGGCCATTTGTGGTTAACTCAATCTCCcgtctctctcctctcctggaaCTCAAGGGGTAGGGCTGAATATTCCAACCCTCAAATCACATGGTTGTTTCCCCAGACAAGCAGCCCCCCATCCTTGGAGGCTTTCTAAAGTCACCTCATTAACATAAACTCGGGTGTGGCTAAAAGGGGTCGGTTATGGTTAAGAAAAGATGCTCTTTTCACCTTTACTGCTCTCATcgctcaggaaattccaagggttttaagAGCCCTGTGCCAGAAATGGGGAtaagaactctctctctctctctctctatatatatatatatgtatatatacacacacacacatacacacacatatatatacacacgtatatgtaattatatatctatatataattataaatcacAATATCACAACATATTATGTTCTTGGGAATACAATTTGTACAAAGGGGCCTTGTAAATTACTGCTTTGTTTGGTGAAAATGATCCTTTAATCATTACAGTCTATGTGGTCATAATTGTGAGAGAACAGAATAAGCTACCCCCAGATATGCCTCTTTGGCATAGGGATTATTGAGGCGAAGGCAATTAAGAAGCAGCAGATGCAGGAAGGTTCTCTGTCCTCTCTCTATTTGCCTAAAAGCAAGATCTAAATTTACAAAGGTCTTTCTATCAAGGAGAATAAAGGTTAACCACTGAGAACTTTAGACCCTTATAGGCCTGGAGATGGTACCAGAGGAAGCTGCGTAACAAAACTTACTGACTAGTTTCTTTCTATCCTtcatttcctatttatttgtCTACCCACAATTTGGTGGCCCTCAAGATGCAAagtcttttttcttcatcttgtcCCTTCTCTAAAATTGTATAGTTCTTTGTTGAAGGTGGCTATATAAGCAGGGAGTTCCAAGCCACTCCTTTGAGAATTATTTATTCCCTGGTGTCTCCTACATACACTTAAGAGGTACATATTAATCCActcctgtttgtttttctcttatgaaTCTGTCTTGGGTTACAAGGATCCTAGCTGAGAACTTAGAAGGGCagagggaaaattattttttcctctcttataATATCCATCTAAGGAATCACTTACCCAGGTCAAGATGGAGAAAAGGAGATTTCCTTGTACTTCCTCCTCCCAGTCAATAATCGCACTACCCGAGAAGAAACCTCGATTCTGACTTCTACAACCAATTCATTTGCATATTATtgagtttcatataaatggagccatttgtttgatttctttcactCAATAATAATGTCTGTGAAATTATTCCATGTTGTTTGGGTATCAGTAGTTTTCAAAATTGTTATTGCTATGTAATATTTAACTATATAAAAAAACtataatttgtttgtttattcttctgTTGATTGATGTATTTGAGTTGTTACCAGCCCTTGGCTATGTATGGgaggaaaagtaatttttttctcaaccCTCATAAGTTCTTAGCTGGAACAGACTCCTGTAACCCAAGACACATTAACGAGAGAAAACCAAGCAGAAGCGTATTAACATGTCTATTTCATATGGACATGGGAGAGATCCAGGGATTAAATAATTCTCAAAGAGGTAGCTTTGAATTCCAGCTTCAATACATCTCCAACAATGAACAGTACATTTTTAGAGAAGTAGCAAGACAATGGAAAAGGGTTTTGAGTCTCCAGCAGGAGCAACTTGTGGGAAAGTAAGTCAATGTCATCTTTGGTGATCAAACTTTATCCTTCTTGTTAGTGAGGAGACAAGGGACAGCTTTACCTTTGTCAATTTATGTCTTGCTTTTAGGCAAATAGAGGGAGGGTGGAGAACTTTTCTTGTACCCACTTCTTCTCAATTACATTtggctcaaaataatccttatgccaaagtggcatattttgggatgGTGTATACTGCTACCCTCCAATATAGAGGTAAAAATGTATTGAACTGACTATTTCACTGTATGCATTTATTGTATGTAAGCTACACCTCAACATACAATTTTCAAataatagtttgcaaatatttagtATGCTATGTGGTTGTTATTTTGATAGTACATAATCCAAAATCCCTCCACACCTGAATTTCATAAGGTTTCATCATATGTGCAGTAACGTTGTTTTTCTACATTCCTGACCAGAAAATCATTTGACTCCTGGGGACACAGATTTGCTGCCACAGAGGCTGATGGACAACCAGGCGGAGAGAGAAAGTGAGGCTGGTGTTGGTTTGCAAAGGTAATCCAAAGGGTGTAGTCCCCAGGGAGAGGGCTGATTCTGTTGAAATGCTGCAGGCATCCTCACGATAAGGAATACATGTGCTCTGATAGGATTAGCTGTTAAGTGGGCCTTATCTTACCGCTGGTCTCCATTATGCATATGAAAATCTGTTCCCCTagggaaaaaaatacttcatggagctaaagtaaatattttggagAGCAAGTCAAGATTAAGTCAGGCGCATGGCTTTGGGCAATAGGACTCCAAAGACAAAAATTGCTCCACTCTGGGGCCTCATCTCTGCAACTGTCTTGAAGACAGGAACTCCATTTCTTCAGCTCATATATCACCAAGGAAGGAAGCCATTTGGTGTTaacaaattaatgaatttaaGCCCAGTTGTCTGTAAATCAGCAGACGTAGCACCACCGGCCCCCTGCACAATGTGTGCAagtaacaaatatttgctgagtgaattaGACGAACTCTATGTGTAATATGTCATGGAACTGGACTGAAATGTTATCCAATGCCAGTAGACATCACCAGCTGATACAGGATTCACTGGAGCAGAGGTGTTCACATGTGAGACGCTTGGTTTAATTAAGAAACACATGAAGTCAAGCTTCTGTTAGTTATCAACCATGCTAAAACCAAAAACTTTACAGTTCATACACAGTGGCGTTGTTGATCTTTGCAGCTACATATctatttgctgtttctttttgtcTAGCATACCTTGAGGAAACACAGAGATCAGGGTGGGCTAACCTATGGCATCTTTTATGTCTGGGGTTCTTTGTCAGGGCCACCCCGCTTGCCTTCATCCCACCCCTTCCCCATTGCAAGCCCTGGTGACCTTCTGCTCTGTTAACTGATTTACACCTGTGGATTAATAGATAATTGTGCctaaatttattaattcattaacaCTTAAAACATATGCTCGATGGTATATTTAGTTTCTAATCTTTCCCACTGAGgaattgtgtgcgtgtgtgtgtggaaagagagatttaaagataaatacattTATGGACATACATATACTTCAATGAGGAGGCCCTGACATCAACTGACAGGTGAGAGGAAAGGCAGAAAGCACCAAGTTTAGGACTCAGAGCCCACCCAATGCTCCATCTTTACCTTGCATGTTCCTTTGGGAGTGTCCTCTTTTCTCTCTGGGCTTGAGGCCCCCCACTGAATCATAAAGGAGGTGGCCCAGATCCTCTCCAGGCCTCCCTCCAGCTCTGATGTTCTTCTTTGGGCCAGGGCATCTGTTATCACCAGGCCTCCTCGGCTCACCCTGAAGGAAATGCACAAATGGCACCTTGCATGAGAAAATGCCCCAAGCAGCAGGCTTTGCTCTCACCCTGATGCAGCTCTGCCTTGAAGGTCAAAGCCAACTGGCCTGGCAAAGATCCCTTCGTACTTCATCCTGTAAAATGTTGGAGGAAGAGGGGCCTAGGTCTCTTTGTCCCAAACTTCTTCCATGAAGGACTAATCCCATCTGCTTGAAGGGTCAAGTAAAGCTGACCAAGAGCAAGGAGAGCATTCAGGACATGAATAATAATTTATCTCAACTCTCAATGTGCAACTCCTGATAGAAGCAAAGACACACCCCAGAGTAACCAGATTCGAGGTCATTAGAGTGGAGGATGTATGATGCAATATGGCCCCCTCCACCCTCCTACTCACTTCTACACATCTGGGACGCTCATCCCCTGCCCACCAccttgtcttctctttctcctacttTTCCCAGAACTCTCCCGCCATTGTTCCCAAGTTCTTTATCTTGAGTGGGGTTTTAACATTTCCCCACTGCCCCTCCTCTGCAGCAGTGCTGTGCTTTCTCTGAACAAGGCTGAAAACATACCTCAGGACTTAATTTTCCTTCCCCATTCCTTGACCAAGGCTGGGGTGATTCACATTTGTCCTTCCACATGCCCCtcttatgtgtttcttttttccatgGAACCAGTAGTTTTCAGCGAAGGCTGAACTACTCTACAATGCTCTAGGACTTTTCAGGGGATTTTGTAGGGAGGTACAGGGAGGATTCGAAGCTGAGAGTGGCAAGAATATCCAAGAGCCACATGGGTTTTCCCATCTGGGAAGCTGAAGcaaaatctttatttcatttctcctcAGGGATGAGGATGACGCTCCTCTGTGTGAAGACGTGGAGCTACAAGACGGAGATCTGTCCCccgaagaaaaaatatttttgagagaatTTCCCAGATTGAAAGAAGATCTGAAAGGGAACATTGACAAGCTCCGTGCCCTCGCAGACGATATTGACAAAACCCACAAGAAATTCACCAAGGCTAACATGGTGGCCACCTCTACTGCTGTCATCTCTGGAGTGATGAGCCTCCTGGGTTTAGCCCTTGCCCCAGCAACAGGAGGAGGAAGCCTGCTGCTCTCCACCGCTGGTCAAGGTTTGGCAACAGCAGCTGGGGTCACCAGCATCGTGAGTGGTACGTTGGAACGCTCCAAAAATAAAGAAGCCCAAGCACGGGCGGAAGACATACTGCCCACCTACGACCAAGAGGACagggaggatgaggaagagaagGCAGACTATGTCACAGCTGCTGGAAAGATTATCTATAATCTTAGAAACACCTTGAAGTATGCCAAGAAAAACGTCCGTGCATTTTGGAAACTCAGAGCCAACCCACGCTTGGCCAATGCTACCAAGCGTCTTCTGACCACTGGCCAAGTCTCCTCCCGGAGCCGCGTGCAGGTGCAAAAGGCCTTTGCGGGAACAACACTGGCGATGACCAAAAATGCTCGCGTGCTGGGAGGTGTGATGTCCGCCTTCTCCCTTGGCTATGACTTGGCCACTCTCTCAAAGGAATGGAAGCACCTGAAGGAAGGAGCAAGGACAAAGTTTGCGGAAGAGTTGAGAGCCAAGGCCTTGGAGCTGGAGAGGAAACTCACAGAACTCACCCAGCTCTACAAGAGCTTGCAGCAGAAAGTGAGGTCAAGGGCCAGAGGGGTGGGGAAGGATTTAACTGGGACCTGCGAAACCGAGGCTTACTGGAAGGAGTTAAGGGAGCATGTGTGgatgtggctgtggctgtgtgtgtgtctgtgtgtctgtgtgtatgtacaGTTTACATGAATGTTCCTCAGGACATGGCATACAATGGCCTTGGAGGTCCAAATAATATCAAGTACATCTTGGAGATGAGGGTGCCTGTCCTGGACAGACCTCGGCATGCCTTCTGTTTCTCCTTCAATGCTCCTTAAGGCCTATGTGCTGGGAAAAGGGTCttccctgtttgtttgtttgtttgtttgtttgtttgttttgagacagggtctctgttgcccaggctggagtgcagtggcgtaatctcggctcactgcaacctctgcctcctgagtgcaagcaagtctcctgcctcagcctcccaagtagctgggattacaggcacgcaccaccacgcccagctaattttggtatttttttgtagagacagggtttcaccattttggccaggctggtctcgaattcctgacctcaagtgatccacccaccttggcctcccaaaatgctgggattacaagcgtgagctaccctGCCCAGCCGGGTCTTCCCAGTTTTAACAAAGAGGTCACAGAGCCACAGGCGGAGTTAGGAACTAAATTGTCTCCTCctcccaattcatatgttgaagtcctaaaccAAAATGTGGCTGTATTTAGAGATGGaccctttgggaggtaattagggttgACTGAGGCCATAGGGTGAGGTCCTAACCCGATGGAATTGACTTCTTTataagaggaggaggaaatacaagagggcctccccacccctgctgcaCACCTACACTGAAGGAAGGCTATTTGcagatgcagcaagaaggcagccatctgcaaggcagaagaagagagccctcaccaggaactgaatAAGTCAGTCAgtctgggacttccagcctctagaactgtgaaacaataaatttctgtggtgtaaGCAACTCAATCTATAGTAGTTTGTtactattttgttatagcaaccaaAGATGACTAAGCCAGACAGGTTATGTCACTCGCcaagtgtcttagtctgtttgtgctgctataacaaaataccttagactgggtaatttacaaacaacagAGATGTATCCAGAGatccacagttctggaggctgagaagtctaaaatcaaggcaccagcagattccaCATCTCGTGAAGGCTCACTCTCTGCTTCACAGATGGCACtgtcttgctgtgttctcacatggcagaaggggcaaacaAGCCCCcctgggcctcttttataaaggcactaactCTATGCCTAAAGGCAGGGCCCTCATGACTCTATCACCTACCAAAAGGCTCCACTTCTTTATACTATTGGAGGGGTAGAAGGAACTTCCTTTCTAGACCTTGAAGGTTTAAGAATTTGAATCTATAAAACAAGCTGACaatagacagattaacaggagaaaaagcatatacattttttaatgtgggCCAGATGGCAGAAGCTTAAATAACACCCCAAGCTACAGGAAGTGAGGCCTCTGATGGGGAGGTAGTGACACAGGCTGTGGGAGGGGGTAGGGGGAGGAAGTCTGTGGTGAGCAAAGTTTGCCTTATTACACTGATAAAGTGTAATTACACTAATaaagctggatcacctgaggttaggagtttgagaacagcctggccaacatggcaaaaccctgtctctactataaatacaaaaattagccaggtgtagtggcagggcacttgtaatcctatctactcgggaggctgaggcaggagaatcgcttgaacccaggctgtaaaggttgcagtgagccaagatcatgccactgcactccagtctgggtgtcagaatgagaccccatctcaaaaaaaaaaaaaaaaaaaaaaaagaagaagaatacagTCATGTATCTCTTGGTGACAGGGACGCATTCTGataaatgtgtcattaggcaattgcATTGTAGTGTGATTATCACAGATTGTACTTATACAAAActtagatggcatagcctactgcatacctaggctatatgggagagcctattgctcccaggctacgcacctgtacagcatgtgactactgaatactataggcaattgcAGCACAATgggaaatatttgtgtatctaaacatatgtaaacagagaaaaaggaaagtaaaaatatggcataaaagaTAAGAATTGGCTCTCCTGTACAGGGCACTTACTAcgaatggagcttgcagggctGAGAGTTGCTCCagatgagtcagtgagtggtgaatgaatgtgaaggcctagggcaTTACTGTATACTACTGTAGGCTTTATAAACACAGCACACTTAGGGTACacaaaatgcatattaaaacattttcttccttcagtatattaggcaataggaatttttcaagtCCACTATAAATCTTATCAAACCATGGTTGTATATGCAGTTGACCGAAACATTGTTATTGGACACATAACTATAGTTGAAAGAATAAGCAAAAAGTCTATCTAGGTGTGCTGTCTTGAGCAACTTTTAATTATTCTCCTGTCCTGCAATATGAGTTAATCTTCTCTGATCGATGTAGATTCCAGGAAGGGGTGTCCAGGACAATTACCTTCCTTCTGGAGAAACTTCCCTTAATCAAATAAGAGAACTTCAAAGAAAATCCCTCCCTGTGCTTtggaagggaagggaggtgggCAGCAGTGGGTCAGAGATAGACCTTTGTTCTCTTATTTCTGAGGCCCTTCAGTCTCCTTTATTCAAAGCACTCAGCATGCCAAAGCACCCTATTTTAGGGtatctttttctgagccctaaACACTGTGTTGGGGATGTCAACTGTgacaggaaaatatcttggggCCCCAGaatcactaaggaaaactcaagctTAGGGAAACTTCTTAGGGCAAACCCACCTCCCACTCTATTCAAAGTTAtctctctgctcactgagatagatacatatctgattgcctcctttggaaaggctaatcagaaactcaaaagaatgcaactgtttgtgtctcacctatctgtgacctggaagctccctccccaCTGAACCAATGttcttcttacatatattgattaatgtcttatgtctccctaaaatgtataaaaccaaggtATGCCCCAACCATCTTGgccacatgtcatcaggacttcctgagtcTGTGTCACagtgtgtcctcaaccttggcaaaataaactttctaaattaactgagacctgtctcggattttctgggttcacattTTGGAAACCATGAATGGATTCTGGGTGGAGATGCCCCTGACCCTTGACAAATCTATCGGTGCTTGGTACCAGCATGAGctaactttatggctcaaaccaataggacaatttgctgaggtctgAGAGGACTCCCTCCAGAAAATCCCTGATCTCTTAAAATTTGGTAGAGATcggaagtttattttgctgtacaacacctctttttttggagttttacttgctcccaacaaggaaggcaagttttcctgcttTCATGATGATGGAAGGCAGGTGATGTTTTTATGGAGTTTCAGCTTTCTTCCAATGCACTTAGAGCACTCAGAAATTGTATAATTTGTGTGACCATTGTTAGTTTTGCTTaactgttttgttgtttgtttctgtctTAGTCAAATCTGAAGGGGAACCCTAAATTACGGGGTCAAGGACTCTGAAGTGGTAGGAAAACAGCCagcttaaaaaactttttttaaattttaattactataggggctttatttacataacaCAGCCAGCTTTTTGCTAGCCAGACCAAACTCAAAGAGCAATGGCTGTACTTCTGAAATAGCAACACTTTGTCCTAGCTGAGATTTggtaataagattttttttttaagtttttaaagaagctcagtggtTGAAAGTCTGCTTAACTGAAACAGTAACATCCATGATGTGTGTTTTGTGCATGTTTGTATTTGAAAggccttcatgtttttgtttcttgtttgtttttctctcctaagaccttgtcttttttttgtagcaaaagttttttttttttttttccttttacttctcagttgactgaattctgttttcaccGGATTTTTTGACTAAAATAGCTATTGCAACAGAGGCTACTCTTGGGTTAAGGAAGAATGTAGTTTCGTTTTATGTTTAATATcgctcaaagaaaaataaaagcatctccCTCTAACACCACCAGACTTTTCCTCTCTGTACCTTATcatgtaaattttgctatttgattttcacctgggttgtttcctttaatgtgcaaaaatttaaggctatttagctgacaactgcctaGGGTTGTAAAACAGGTTATCAAGAATCTGAAAGtctaagataggaaaaaaaagtgggggggcattataaatctataaaatgtacTTCTATTGGCATGCCTAATACgtctttatatgtatgtatgtgttgtgTACACGATGTTTTAGtgctaaaaatatgtaaaagagcTCTacttggcttaaagaaaaataaaagtgcttaaatcagatactaaaaaagaaaaggctagtcaaatgctttttcaaatttatgtaacttaagtaaaatctttaataaataaagtagctttaaaattattggtaaagtagtattagaaatgtcttaagaattgccagcatacatttttgtttgcattataTTAATCAAACAGTTTTATACTTATCCCTGCCAAATACCAgaaggtgtcaaaatttggcataggggttataaaactataaacccagcccaaaacagaatgatctttgcttgtgtaatttttaataaataagacattgatatgggtttaatgaaaacagctgCATCTTGAATTTAGTAAGATTACCATAACTTCTAATCCTGTGGCTTTAGGCAGTTTAGTCCACAGACAataaggaggtttgttttgggaaaggactgttatTGTCATTGTTTCGAAGCTGAACTTAAACTAGGTTCCTCCCAAAGTTCAttcggcctatgcccaggaatgaacaaggacagcttggaagtTAAGAGCAAggtggagtcagttaggtcaaatcgtttttcactgtctcagttgtAATTTTGCAATGGAAGTTTCATAACTTTAAATCATGACTATCAcagtttttataaataatctaggtaaacaattaataaaataactaggtaaatgtaatgggataaatacttATAGACCAACTGGAcataatttagaatataaagtcatattaaattaaataatagataatttattatttgggtattttccaataaatatatCTTGTAGGAAAACATTGTTGcttaaaaaaaagtgtgtccttttttaaaaaaatggtgaacaagttttgtctaattcaaagcttattaaaaggttatatataaaacaaggtaaaaggaaccagaaaagaaaaaaaatgtaaataaagttataaaaataaagaattttttcaaggttaaaaagctgaaaaagaaataattttatataagaaagaattttatatggtaaatttagtcctaaaataaaataactggttgtttaaCAAGGAGGGATGTTCAGGACaaaccagaaagtccaagcatgtcatgAACATTGGTGTAAGTCAtgataagattttatatatatatatacacacacacacacacaccccaaaagcTTTTATATAATCAAGTTGtcatattattattaagttttggtttgcttaggGAAGAaagagctaatttttaaaaaatcaaggttATTACATCCATGTATCTTCCTGTGTatgcttttaaagtccttgtaACATTGAGTTACAGGGCTTTAACTCCTGTGTCTGAAAAATCACAAACACTGATGACAATCAAAGCCTCATCTTAAGGCCCCgtagaagatgccaatcaaaataaactgcattcctgaGGCACTAGGcaagaaattaaagctattcaactcctcaaggcccagggactatTGCGGAAGAGGTGGGCGCGTAAGATTGTAAGGGCCGATTTTGAAAGATCCAgtaagttcagtttctctatgAACTAATCATTCAAgtcaaaggcacactgatgcaaaatCAGTATATGGACCCCTGTGTCTGATTAgcaaggttttcttgaagcattaaccaACTCCTTcataaaggttataaaaggcttatggaagttatattttataatcaagaTTAAATCTTATAGTTTGtttacaaaattttgaaaatcaaatgtgATTGGCTTCAGGCTGTTTTTATTAGGGCTTCTTGTTTAGAAAGTTAAGTCAcctctctcaaagaatgaaggtttttgctttttttgaaatCCTTGAATTATCACTTGGattaaataaatgactttacgatgacctgtaattttattttgtaatgtcaagtgttttaaaccttttgtATTTGACAagctttccaaaatcaaattataaattatgtatttttctaacctaattaatcctttaagatCTTAGTTTCCCTAAAGTCCtaaaatgacataatttggcttatttggtataaaaattatataggaagcattgtcaaatgtgaaatggtgtttggttttctttgggctgtatttgtataaatatgttattggtgtatgttccaaaattatgtgaaactcctataattctaatataacttagtgtacattatcagtaataatcataattgttatattaaaattattgtgtgccacagaggtaaaaAATTTCCTTGTCAGTTTTGTCTTTTGACTATGGCTgccttaaaacttttttcttccatGCACAATTGTTGTTTTGGtcctcttttttaaatatatttttattattatttttgagatggggactcactctgttgcccaggctggagtgcagcggcacgatcttggctcactgcaactgccacctcccaggttcaagcggttctcctgcctcagcctcccgagtagctgggattacaggcatacaccaccatgcccagctaatttttttgtattttcagt from Homo sapiens chromosome 22, GRCh38.p14 Primary Assembly includes these protein-coding regions:
- the APOL6 gene encoding apolipoprotein L6 isoform X1; translation: MDNQAERESEAGVGLQRDEDDAPLCEDVELQDGDLSPEEKIFLREFPRLKEDLKGNIDKLRALADDIDKTHKKFTKANMVATSTAVISGVMSLLGLALAPATGGGSLLLSTAGQGLATAAGVTSIVSGTLERSKNKEAQARAEDILPTYDQEDREDEEEKADYVTAAGKIIYNLRNTLKYAKKNVRAFWKLRANPRLANATKRLLTTGQVSSRSRVQVQKAFAGTTLAMTKNARVLGGVMSAFSLGYDLATLSKEWKHLKEGARTKFAEELRAKALELERKLTELTQLYKSLQQKVRSRARGVGKDLTGTCETEAYWKELREHVWMWLWLCVCLCVCVYVQFT